The following proteins are co-located in the Myxococcus fulvus genome:
- a CDS encoding ankyrin repeat domain-containing protein has protein sequence MSLFDAVLANDSKSLSAQLAAGADPNPFDDEGLTPLMVAAREGHSDLVALLLEAGGDPILTNALGETALVLAATYGNSESVRLLWDSGSQADQDMARAHMATGRTGTLAPTQPEGFRHKLASASAYVAGKLGDDGPAARLERALRSQKQRKP, from the coding sequence ATGTCCCTCTTCGACGCCGTGCTCGCCAACGACAGCAAGTCCCTGAGCGCCCAGCTCGCCGCGGGCGCCGACCCCAACCCCTTCGATGACGAGGGGCTCACGCCGCTGATGGTGGCGGCGCGCGAGGGCCACTCCGATTTGGTGGCGCTGCTGCTGGAGGCGGGCGGCGACCCCATCCTCACCAACGCCCTGGGCGAGACGGCCCTCGTGCTGGCCGCCACCTACGGCAACTCGGAGAGTGTCCGCCTGCTGTGGGACTCCGGCTCCCAGGCCGACCAGGACATGGCCCGCGCGCACATGGCCACCGGGCGGACGGGCACCTTGGCGCCCACCCAACCCGAGGGGTTTCGTCACAAGCTCGCGTCGGCCAGTGCGTACGTGGCCGGCAAGCTGGGCGATGACGGCCCCGCCGCGCGGCTGGAGCGGGCGCTGCGTTCGCAAAAGCAACGCAAGCCCTAG
- a CDS encoding (Fe-S)-binding protein produces MSPIITGLLLAIAIPIFVMTMSGRVGVLLAMKKEGRLDNIPLRIKRLVLFGLGQKRMVDPEEFTPGLMHVLIYAAFMVLQVRTIMMFAMGFSTGALELFTDLNHPFWLENAGVGMLYRVYLLVKDVVAALALVGCGYYVWTRWKVKPDRMSQSWEAYLILGFISGLMVSEFMFGGSHMVAANAAAQVAVGATQVPASPAALVWWEPFTSLTGLAMMPLGATAAHVLGTAGFWIHLVIVLAFLNFLPIGKHFHIITGLPNVFFQRTHSTGKLSTPNLEKEEFGAATVKDLTWKQGLDLYSCTECGRCQTHCPTYITGKPLTHKAVNQDLKHWLWDNEQWVEEGYGPNHVKEALPEIVGSALKSETVWACTSCGWCEQACPVFIENVPRLIDMRRYQVQVKADFPPEIQRVFEGIERQGNPWGLGQDRRDEWAEDLALPTWGDDGGPYEYLFFVGCAGSYDDKQKKVSRSLVKIMREAGVSFATLSKQEMCNGDSARRMGNEYLYQTMAKTNVESWNSMGVKAVITQCPHCFNTIKNEYPEFGGEYRVINHTELINELLRDKRIKLSAVMNTKLTYHDPCYLGRHNGVYDAPREVLKAIPGLEVVEMQRSKREGFCCGAGGGRMWMEEHIGTRINHNRLNEVALTLKHAEDPTTPFPDAADKKKPGQVGDYKEKGGTGIVAVACPFCSTMLGDAVNDTGREENIKVKDITELVADAMETRGGPAGGVTPGATLSAKPE; encoded by the coding sequence ATGAGCCCCATCATCACCGGCCTTTTGCTCGCCATTGCCATCCCCATCTTCGTGATGACCATGTCCGGTCGCGTGGGCGTGCTGCTCGCGATGAAGAAGGAGGGGCGGCTCGACAACATCCCGCTGCGCATCAAGCGGCTCGTGCTCTTCGGGCTCGGGCAGAAGCGCATGGTGGACCCGGAGGAGTTCACGCCCGGGTTGATGCACGTGCTCATCTACGCGGCGTTCATGGTGCTGCAGGTGCGCACCATCATGATGTTCGCGATGGGCTTCTCCACGGGCGCGCTGGAGCTCTTCACCGACTTGAACCACCCGTTCTGGCTGGAGAACGCCGGGGTGGGGATGCTCTACCGCGTCTACCTGCTGGTGAAGGACGTGGTGGCGGCGCTCGCGCTGGTGGGCTGCGGCTACTACGTGTGGACGCGCTGGAAGGTGAAGCCGGACCGCATGTCCCAGTCCTGGGAGGCGTACCTCATCCTGGGCTTCATCTCCGGGCTGATGGTGTCCGAGTTCATGTTCGGCGGCAGCCACATGGTGGCCGCGAACGCCGCGGCGCAGGTGGCGGTGGGCGCCACGCAGGTGCCCGCGTCCCCGGCCGCGCTGGTGTGGTGGGAGCCGTTCACCAGCCTGACGGGCCTGGCGATGATGCCCCTGGGCGCCACCGCGGCGCACGTGCTGGGCACGGCGGGGTTCTGGATCCACCTGGTCATCGTCCTGGCGTTCCTGAACTTCCTGCCCATCGGCAAGCACTTCCACATCATCACCGGCCTGCCCAACGTCTTCTTCCAGCGCACGCACTCCACCGGCAAGCTGTCCACGCCGAACCTGGAGAAGGAGGAGTTCGGCGCGGCGACGGTGAAGGACCTGACGTGGAAGCAGGGCCTGGACCTGTACTCCTGCACCGAGTGCGGCCGCTGCCAGACGCACTGCCCCACGTACATCACGGGCAAGCCGCTCACGCACAAGGCCGTCAACCAGGACCTGAAGCACTGGCTCTGGGACAACGAGCAGTGGGTGGAGGAGGGCTACGGCCCCAACCACGTGAAGGAGGCCCTGCCGGAGATCGTCGGCAGCGCGCTCAAGTCGGAGACCGTGTGGGCCTGTACCAGCTGCGGTTGGTGCGAGCAGGCGTGTCCGGTCTTCATCGAGAACGTGCCGCGCCTCATCGACATGCGCCGCTACCAGGTGCAGGTGAAGGCGGACTTCCCGCCCGAAATCCAGCGCGTGTTCGAGGGCATCGAGCGCCAGGGCAACCCCTGGGGCCTGGGCCAGGACCGTCGCGACGAGTGGGCGGAAGATTTGGCGCTGCCCACGTGGGGTGACGACGGCGGCCCGTACGAGTACCTGTTCTTCGTGGGCTGCGCGGGCAGCTACGACGACAAGCAGAAGAAGGTCAGCCGCTCGCTGGTGAAGATCATGCGGGAGGCGGGCGTGAGCTTCGCCACGCTGTCCAAGCAGGAGATGTGCAACGGCGACTCCGCGCGCCGCATGGGCAACGAGTACCTGTACCAGACGATGGCGAAGACGAACGTCGAGTCGTGGAACTCGATGGGCGTCAAGGCGGTCATCACCCAGTGCCCGCACTGCTTCAACACCATCAAGAACGAGTACCCGGAGTTCGGCGGCGAGTACCGCGTCATCAACCACACGGAGCTCATCAACGAGCTGTTGCGCGACAAGCGCATCAAGCTCTCCGCGGTGATGAACACGAAGCTCACCTACCACGACCCCTGCTACCTGGGCCGGCACAACGGCGTGTACGACGCGCCCCGCGAAGTGCTCAAGGCCATCCCCGGGCTGGAAGTGGTGGAGATGCAGCGCAGCAAGCGCGAGGGCTTCTGCTGCGGCGCCGGTGGCGGCCGCATGTGGATGGAGGAGCACATCGGCACGCGCATCAACCACAACCGGTTGAACGAGGTGGCGCTGACGCTCAAGCACGCCGAGGACCCCACGACGCCGTTCCCGGATGCCGCGGACAAGAAGAAGCCCGGCCAGGTGGGTGACTACAAGGAGAAGGGCGGCACGGGCATCGTCGCCGTCGCGTGTCCCTTCTGCTCCACCATGCTCGGCGACGCGGTCAACGACACCGGCCGCGAGGAGAACATCAAGGTCAAGGACATCACCGAGCTGGTCGCCGACGCGATGGAGACGCGCGGTGGCCCGGCCGGCGGTGTCACCCCTGGTGCCACGCTGAGCGCCAAGCCGGAGTAG
- a CDS encoding DUF2378 family protein — METPEPKLVQGGTVHGLFQIALKDRLSAAGWEALREAGLDLSKPLLPTYPLSQWLRWQRIVLADVWPDLPEDEAWRQLGHTVMQGLLGTVLGRMLGVGVRALGPQFVLFQLNRGFRGADNYVTTQVKASAPGRVELWLSDINERPTYYVGVLESVLTLSGARMPRVAILRREGPSCTYLLEWEP; from the coding sequence ATGGAGACCCCTGAACCCAAGCTCGTCCAGGGCGGGACGGTCCACGGACTGTTCCAGATTGCGCTGAAGGACCGCCTCTCCGCCGCCGGCTGGGAGGCGCTGCGCGAGGCGGGCCTGGACCTGTCCAAGCCCCTGCTGCCCACCTATCCGCTGTCGCAGTGGCTGCGCTGGCAGCGCATCGTGCTCGCGGATGTGTGGCCGGACCTCCCGGAGGACGAGGCGTGGCGCCAGCTGGGCCACACGGTGATGCAGGGGCTGTTGGGCACGGTGTTGGGGAGGATGCTCGGCGTGGGGGTGCGCGCGCTGGGACCCCAGTTCGTGCTGTTCCAGCTCAACCGCGGCTTTCGCGGCGCGGACAACTACGTGACGACCCAGGTGAAGGCGAGCGCACCGGGCCGCGTGGAGCTGTGGCTCAGCGACATCAACGAGCGGCCCACCTACTACGTGGGCGTGCTGGAGTCGGTGCTCACGCTCTCCGGCGCGCGAATGCCCCGCGTCGCCATCCTCCGCCGCGAGGGCCCCTCCTGCACGTACCTCCTGGAGTGGGAGCCCTGA
- a CDS encoding TolB family protein — protein MTGMRVFVGGVLAVGLLGGCEALDDAGGGGGIGDVDFRRGFAFVREDDRNVYVVDDAGDPNSPQRLTSAGGAYWPSVSRDGRSVVFVTRATNGATALQTVPTTGGTVATLFGANDPACARGCSNFRTPTFSPDGRSVVFVFSPGNSSQTSLGRVNTDGSGFQELTPNTTIAYGAPSFVPNGSALVAPAGSGLQQLNQVAYVPLTGGSIIYTSSLGDVVAVANRVVVSPDGTQVAFDGRGGSGSVRTYVTSLSNGRLGAPRRVTSYGGASAQETWPMWTGASQVGFLFADSAGSDPGIYRATVAAAPSNSVTLAVPSAAEPSYGPL, from the coding sequence ATGACGGGCATGCGGGTTTTCGTCGGTGGCGTGTTGGCGGTGGGGCTGTTGGGTGGGTGCGAGGCGCTCGACGACGCGGGTGGTGGTGGTGGCATCGGCGACGTGGACTTCCGCCGGGGCTTCGCCTTCGTTCGGGAGGACGACCGCAACGTCTACGTGGTGGATGACGCGGGGGACCCCAACAGTCCGCAGCGGCTGACGAGCGCGGGCGGGGCGTACTGGCCCTCGGTGTCGCGGGATGGCCGCAGCGTCGTCTTCGTGACGCGCGCCACCAACGGCGCCACCGCCCTGCAGACGGTGCCCACCACGGGCGGCACGGTGGCCACGCTGTTCGGCGCCAATGACCCGGCGTGCGCGCGCGGCTGCTCCAACTTCCGCACGCCCACCTTCAGCCCGGACGGCCGCAGCGTCGTCTTCGTCTTCTCCCCGGGCAACAGCTCGCAGACGTCGCTGGGCCGGGTGAACACCGATGGCAGCGGCTTCCAGGAGCTCACCCCCAACACCACCATCGCCTACGGGGCGCCGTCGTTCGTGCCCAACGGGAGCGCGCTGGTGGCGCCCGCGGGCAGCGGCCTGCAGCAGCTCAACCAGGTGGCGTACGTGCCGCTGACGGGCGGCTCCATCATCTACACCTCGTCCCTGGGAGACGTCGTCGCGGTGGCCAACCGCGTCGTGGTGTCGCCGGACGGCACGCAGGTGGCGTTCGATGGACGCGGAGGCTCGGGCAGCGTGCGCACCTACGTGACGTCGCTGTCGAACGGGCGGCTGGGCGCGCCCCGGCGCGTGACGAGCTACGGCGGCGCGAGCGCCCAGGAGACGTGGCCCATGTGGACGGGCGCCAGCCAGGTGGGCTTCCTCTTCGCCGACTCGGCGGGCAGCGACCCGGGCATCTACCGCGCCACGGTGGCCGCCGCGCCCTCCAACTCCGTCACGCTCGCGGTGCCCAGCGCCGCCGAGCCCTCGTACGGCCCCCTGTAG